From Veillonella dispar, one genomic window encodes:
- a CDS encoding HAD hydrolase-like protein, producing the protein MKKTILFDLDGTLTDSQEGILKSIKFALEHFGYDVPDEETLQLFLGPPLVDAFQEHCGMTFEQSEETYFKFRERYGTIGKFENQVYPNIVDLLAKCKTEQYTIAVATAKPEHYAKDILDHFELTPYFDVIVGANYEAGLLHKKEILEKALKLCGNPLTDDNGRRLAFMVGDRKYDVEAANELGCISIGVTYGYGTEAELKEADAEYICDDVDEIADVLDLEEMMVRR; encoded by the coding sequence ATGAAGAAAACGATATTATTTGATTTAGATGGAACTTTAACTGATTCTCAAGAAGGTATTCTTAAAAGCATTAAATTTGCATTGGAACATTTTGGTTATGATGTACCTGATGAAGAAACACTACAATTATTCTTAGGACCACCATTGGTAGATGCGTTCCAAGAACATTGTGGTATGACCTTTGAGCAATCGGAAGAAACATACTTTAAATTCCGTGAACGGTATGGTACAATCGGAAAATTTGAAAATCAAGTATATCCGAATATTGTAGACTTGTTGGCTAAATGCAAAACAGAACAATATACTATTGCTGTTGCTACAGCAAAGCCTGAACATTATGCTAAAGACATTTTAGATCACTTCGAATTAACACCGTACTTTGATGTAATTGTTGGTGCAAATTATGAAGCTGGTTTATTGCATAAGAAAGAGATTCTTGAAAAAGCTCTTAAACTTTGTGGCAATCCTTTAACTGATGACAATGGTCGTCGTTTGGCCTTTATGGTAGGTGATCGTAAGTATGATGTAGAGGCAGCTAACGAACTTGGCTGTATTTCTATCGGTGTTACTTATGGTTATGGTACAGAAGCTGAACTAAAAGAAGCCGATGCAGAGTACATCTGTGATGACGTTGATGAAATTGCTGATGTTCTGGACCTAGAAGAAATGATGGTTCGTAGATAA
- a CDS encoding S-adenosylmethionine decarboxylase family protein: protein MAEALGQELLIDLYSCDEDAISSATAVQESVATAFDLADLDVDEISCQVMDEEIALLSVAPGFHFTLHTYPALGYVAVDLYSFEQSLPLTLIMKALRKSFRAEKVKATSVQRGDFGNERDMKPRRKTKITTLGRVSRTRIQLKQTGGKLKKQSAKVIKTLAKKSGLKK, encoded by the coding sequence ATGGCAGAAGCATTAGGACAAGAACTGTTAATTGATTTATATTCCTGCGATGAAGATGCAATCTCATCCGCTACAGCTGTACAAGAAAGTGTAGCAACCGCATTTGATTTAGCTGACCTTGATGTTGATGAAATCAGTTGTCAAGTTATGGACGAGGAGATCGCCCTCCTATCTGTTGCACCAGGCTTTCACTTTACATTGCACACGTATCCTGCTCTAGGCTATGTGGCTGTTGATTTATACTCTTTTGAGCAATCCTTACCGCTCACATTAATTATGAAAGCATTGCGTAAATCTTTCAGAGCGGAAAAGGTAAAAGCAACAAGTGTACAACGTGGCGACTTTGGTAACGAGCGCGATATGAAGCCACGTCGCAAAACTAAGATTACTACACTTGGTCGTGTTTCCCGTACGCGTATCCAACTCAAACAAACAGGTGGCAAATTAAAAAAACAAAGTGCTAAGGTTATCAAAACGTTAGCTAAAAAAAGTGGCCTAAAAAAATAA
- a CDS encoding CtsR family transcriptional regulator, protein MSMIADKIEKFILDRMREEQEKLILKRNELADELDCAPSQISYVLSTRFSNERGFDVESRRGLGGYIRITKLNPENPGSLPAVTTYRIYEGQNTVDPLIDIKDVDQSLFQLLQAEKITRREAQLMHNSFATLIENTDIEHRNDAIRQLYATMVDTLRKE, encoded by the coding sequence ATGAGTATGATAGCTGATAAAATAGAAAAGTTTATATTGGATCGTATGCGTGAAGAACAAGAGAAATTAATCTTAAAACGTAATGAATTAGCCGATGAATTAGATTGCGCACCATCGCAAATTAGCTATGTACTAAGCACACGATTTTCTAATGAACGAGGTTTTGATGTGGAATCAAGGCGTGGATTAGGTGGATATATTCGAATTACTAAATTAAATCCAGAAAATCCCGGTTCTCTACCAGCTGTAACAACCTATCGTATTTATGAAGGTCAAAATACAGTGGATCCATTAATTGATATTAAAGATGTAGACCAATCATTGTTTCAATTATTGCAAGCTGAAAAAATTACTCGTCGTGAAGCTCAATTGATGCATAATTCTTTTGCTACATTGATCGAGAATACCGATATTGAACATCGTAATGATGCAATTCGTCAGCTCTATGCAACAATGGTGGATACACTACGGAAGGAGTGA
- a CDS encoding UvrB/UvrC motif-containing protein: MICDHCHKNEATIHMTNIVNNQKTEQHFCGTCASKLQQEGKLSPYSSFMNDMWDNSFFTNDFFKNMIYPDNLLKSHQSKRCPQCGITYDEFNRVGKFGCGQCYETFNSEIDPLLQRIQGSSEYKGTVPSRETNVFKAKHEVKRLRHQLDTAVQAENFEEAAILRDKIKGLEAIIDGDKE; this comes from the coding sequence ATGATATGTGATCATTGCCATAAGAATGAAGCTACCATTCATATGACTAATATCGTCAATAACCAAAAGACGGAACAACATTTTTGTGGTACTTGCGCTAGCAAGTTACAACAAGAGGGGAAATTATCCCCCTATAGTTCTTTTATGAATGATATGTGGGATAATAGCTTTTTTACCAATGATTTTTTTAAAAACATGATTTATCCAGATAACTTATTAAAATCTCATCAATCAAAACGGTGTCCTCAGTGTGGTATTACTTATGACGAATTTAATCGAGTAGGTAAGTTTGGCTGTGGGCAATGTTATGAGACTTTTAATAGTGAAATAGATCCCTTATTACAACGTATACAAGGTAGTTCTGAATATAAAGGAACTGTACCTAGTCGTGAAACTAATGTATTTAAAGCTAAACATGAAGTGAAGCGATTGCGTCATCAATTAGATACAGCAGTTCAAGCTGAAAACTTTGAAGAGGCTGCTATCTTAAGAGATAAAATTAAAGGATTAGAAGCCATCATCGATGGCGATAAAGAGTAG
- a CDS encoding protein arginine kinase, producing the protein MLDTILDSPLSQWLHHDTDVTDHIVISSRIRLARNFDGLLFTNCNDISALEKVNAISRGLLQPLKDADGHQYSNISLEQLSQSERAVLVEKHLMSPALEEKLPYRNLVVSDDASIVIMVNEEDHLRIQSMASGLQLQQAYDHAVQIDKAIEAKHPYAFDERFGYLTACPTNVGTGLRASVMLHLPALTMSGRITRLIRSIIQLGYSVRGLYGEGSEALGAIYQISNQRTMGISEEATIEQLSKIVEGIIAEERKSRQSLLHNDKEGLEDVLWRSYGVLQYARRVNGKEALTKLSDIQLGVDLDILPLWGNDTFNELVAITRPNFLTKYLGNEDLTEADRDSYRAKVIRQKLSK; encoded by the coding sequence ATGTTAGATACTATATTGGACTCTCCTTTAAGTCAGTGGTTACATCACGATACAGATGTGACAGATCACATTGTAATCTCTAGTCGTATTCGTTTGGCACGGAATTTTGATGGCCTATTATTTACAAATTGTAATGATATATCTGCTTTAGAAAAAGTAAATGCAATTTCTAGAGGGTTGCTGCAACCTTTGAAAGATGCAGACGGACATCAATATTCCAATATTAGTCTAGAGCAGTTAAGTCAAAGTGAGCGGGCTGTATTAGTAGAGAAACACTTAATGAGCCCAGCTCTTGAAGAAAAATTACCATATCGTAACTTAGTCGTATCTGATGATGCATCCATTGTAATTATGGTGAATGAAGAGGATCATTTACGTATCCAATCTATGGCTTCTGGACTTCAATTGCAACAGGCCTATGACCATGCAGTGCAAATTGATAAGGCTATCGAGGCAAAGCATCCCTATGCTTTTGATGAACGCTTTGGCTATTTGACGGCATGCCCTACAAATGTAGGAACCGGATTAAGAGCATCTGTCATGCTACATTTGCCTGCATTAACTATGTCTGGTCGAATTACACGACTCATTCGCAGCATCATTCAATTAGGATACTCTGTACGAGGTCTGTACGGCGAAGGCTCAGAGGCTTTAGGCGCTATATACCAAATTTCCAATCAACGTACGATGGGGATAAGTGAAGAAGCAACGATTGAGCAATTAAGCAAGATTGTAGAAGGAATAATTGCGGAAGAGCGTAAATCTCGTCAATCTTTATTACATAATGATAAAGAAGGTTTAGAAGACGTTCTGTGGCGATCCTATGGTGTTCTACAATATGCACGACGTGTTAATGGTAAAGAAGCATTAACAAAGCTTAGTGATATTCAATTAGGCGTAGATTTAGATATCTTACCACTTTGGGGGAATGATACCTTCAATGAGTTGGTGGCAATAACTCGACCTAATTTCCTTACTAAATATTTAGGTAATGAAGATTTAACAGAGGCCGATCGCGATAGCTATCGAGCTAAAGTAATACGTCAAAAACTTTCAAAATAG
- a CDS encoding ATP-dependent Clp protease ATP-binding subunit, with the protein MMQRFTDDAQRVLSFAQEAALELGHDYVGTEHVLIGLTKVKNGVAAKALEELGIVTEDIFEAVEEQVGRGNKKATSIYMTPRVKHVLELAVQVANRMNHNYVGTEHILLGLLSDGGGVAVGILRAMNIRTDDIVEAIRHILGSSSNGDDGRQEGANNNGDLGDLTDFATDLNESAKQGKIDPVIGRDTEIQRVIQILSRRTKNNPVLIGEPGVGKTAIAEGLAQRIVTGNVPEILRNKRIISLSIGSMLAGAKYRGEFEERLKKAIDEVQQHDDMIIFIDEIHTLVGAGATEGAMDAANILKPALARGEFQVIGATTLDEYKKHIEKDAALERRFQPVQVGEPNEEDALEILKGLRDRYEAFHKAKITDEALKAAVTLSSRYITDRFLPDKAIDVVDEAASKVRMKVFSAAPDVKALEDRLNTVKKEKEAAVTSQDFEKAAKLRDEEQSLVKEIDDKKSVAKEESEQKLVVTEDDIAAVVAQWTGIPVAKIADEESQTLLHLEEELHKRVVGQDDAVTAVAKAVRRARAGLKDPKRPIGSFLFLGPTGVGKTELARALASSLFGDESAMIRLDMSEYMEKHTVSRLVGAPPGYVGYEEGGQLTDAVRRKPYSVILLDEVEKAHADFFNILLQVLDDGRLTDSQGRTVDFRNTVIIMTSNLGAKALHKNSSELGFLAPKKSESSTNQSNSIDFKEAKKSVMDAVKRHFRPEFLNRIDEMIVFRPLTEEDLKHIVSILMSDVTKRLKERELQLEITSEAMQLLVKEGSDFTMGARPLKRAIQRLIEDPVSDLILKGDVTEGKTIKVDVKDNEIVVSV; encoded by the coding sequence ATGATGCAACGATTTACAGATGATGCACAGCGTGTCCTTTCTTTTGCTCAAGAAGCTGCATTGGAGTTGGGACATGACTATGTAGGCACTGAACATGTACTCATCGGGCTGACAAAGGTTAAAAATGGTGTTGCGGCTAAGGCCTTAGAAGAGCTTGGTATAGTTACAGAAGATATTTTTGAAGCTGTAGAAGAGCAAGTGGGGCGCGGTAATAAAAAAGCAACATCTATATATATGACGCCACGTGTTAAACATGTACTTGAGTTAGCTGTTCAAGTAGCTAACCGCATGAATCATAACTACGTTGGTACTGAGCATATTCTACTCGGTTTACTCAGCGATGGCGGTGGTGTTGCAGTTGGAATTTTACGGGCTATGAATATTCGTACCGACGATATAGTAGAAGCGATTCGTCATATTCTGGGCTCTAGTAGTAATGGTGATGATGGTAGACAAGAAGGAGCGAATAACAATGGCGATTTAGGTGACTTAACCGATTTTGCTACAGATTTAAATGAATCTGCGAAACAAGGTAAAATTGATCCTGTTATTGGTCGCGATACAGAAATTCAACGAGTTATTCAAATTCTTAGCCGTAGAACTAAAAATAATCCAGTTCTCATTGGTGAACCTGGTGTAGGTAAAACAGCCATTGCCGAAGGTTTGGCTCAGCGTATTGTTACTGGTAATGTACCGGAGATTTTACGGAATAAGAGAATTATTTCCCTTAGCATTGGTTCTATGCTTGCTGGTGCAAAATACCGTGGCGAATTTGAAGAACGATTAAAAAAAGCGATTGATGAAGTACAACAACATGATGACATGATTATCTTTATTGATGAAATCCATACTTTAGTTGGTGCCGGTGCCACTGAAGGGGCCATGGATGCAGCGAACATCTTGAAACCAGCTTTGGCACGCGGTGAATTCCAAGTTATTGGTGCTACAACCCTTGATGAATATAAAAAGCATATTGAAAAGGATGCCGCTTTAGAGCGTCGTTTCCAACCTGTTCAAGTAGGAGAACCTAACGAAGAGGATGCTCTTGAAATTCTAAAAGGCTTACGAGATCGCTATGAAGCGTTCCATAAGGCTAAAATAACGGATGAAGCTTTAAAAGCAGCTGTTACCTTATCCAGTAGATATATTACAGATCGTTTCTTGCCTGATAAGGCTATCGATGTGGTTGATGAGGCTGCATCTAAGGTCCGCATGAAAGTATTTTCTGCAGCACCAGATGTTAAGGCCTTAGAAGACCGACTCAATACAGTAAAGAAAGAAAAAGAAGCTGCTGTTACATCACAAGATTTTGAGAAGGCTGCTAAACTTCGTGACGAGGAGCAATCTTTAGTTAAAGAAATTGATGATAAAAAATCTGTAGCAAAAGAAGAAAGTGAGCAAAAGTTAGTAGTTACGGAAGACGATATAGCAGCAGTCGTGGCACAATGGACGGGAATTCCAGTGGCTAAAATAGCAGACGAAGAATCCCAAACTTTACTCCATTTAGAAGAAGAGCTTCATAAACGTGTAGTAGGTCAAGATGATGCTGTTACTGCTGTAGCTAAAGCTGTGCGCCGTGCAAGGGCTGGATTAAAGGATCCGAAACGTCCTATTGGTTCATTCTTATTCTTAGGTCCCACAGGGGTAGGTAAAACTGAACTAGCAAGAGCACTTGCGTCCTCCTTGTTCGGCGATGAATCTGCTATGATTCGACTTGATATGTCAGAATATATGGAAAAGCATACTGTATCACGCTTAGTTGGTGCCCCTCCAGGCTATGTGGGCTATGAAGAAGGCGGTCAACTAACAGATGCGGTGCGTCGTAAACCATATAGTGTTATTCTTCTCGATGAAGTAGAGAAAGCACATGCAGATTTCTTTAATATCTTGTTACAAGTTCTTGATGATGGTCGCCTTACTGATAGTCAAGGTAGAACTGTAGATTTTAGAAATACAGTTATCATCATGACGAGTAACTTAGGTGCTAAAGCTTTACATAAGAACTCTTCAGAGCTTGGATTCTTAGCTCCTAAAAAATCTGAATCTTCTACAAATCAATCTAATAGTATAGATTTTAAAGAAGCTAAGAAATCTGTTATGGATGCTGTAAAACGTCATTTCAGACCTGAGTTTTTAAATCGTATTGATGAAATGATTGTATTCCGGCCATTAACTGAAGAGGACTTAAAACACATTGTCTCTATCTTGATGAGTGATGTTACAAAACGCCTTAAAGAGCGTGAGCTTCAATTAGAAATCACATCTGAGGCGATGCAATTACTCGTTAAGGAAGGTTCTGATTTTACAATGGGGGCTCGACCACTAAAACGAGCTATTCAACGATTAATTGAGGACCCTGTATCAGACCTTATTTTGAAAGGAGATGTTACAGAAGGAAAAACTATAAAAGTAGATGTCAAGGATAACGAGATTGTTGTCAGCGTATAA
- the radA gene encoding DNA repair protein RadA, giving the protein MGKAKSVFFCQNCGAESSKWMGRCPQCGEWNTLVEEIIKETKHSRTPSRGVGNQTTKPTALPDIEISSLARVSTTFGEIDRVLGGGIVPGALMLLGGDPGIGKSTLLLQVSQKVADTVGTVLYASGEESQLQLKLRAERLHINSERLQVIADTDLDHILEQADTMMPSLLVIDSIQTMYTGDIDAAPGSVSQVRECTSRLLRFCKERNIPTVIIGHVTKEGNIAGPRMLEHMVDVVLYFEGERSYQFRILRSIKNRFGSTSETGIFAMVEEGLQELSNPSASLLAERSDEESGSAVMIYLEGVRPILVEVQSLVVTTAFGMPRRTAIGYDLNRLIVLLAVLEKRCGFTLGNKDVYVNVIGGLKVNEPACDLSMAVAIVSNLKNRIVPTDMVILGEVGLTGNVRSIPRIEQRINEAKKLGFKKFIIPEGNYKQIKDNDSSIKIRGVKSIQEAMQLVFS; this is encoded by the coding sequence ATGGGAAAAGCAAAATCAGTATTCTTCTGTCAAAATTGTGGGGCTGAGTCTTCTAAGTGGATGGGCCGATGCCCACAATGTGGCGAATGGAATACATTAGTTGAAGAAATTATTAAAGAAACTAAACATAGCCGTACACCTTCCCGAGGTGTGGGAAATCAAACAACAAAACCAACAGCTTTACCAGATATTGAAATTTCATCTCTCGCTCGTGTATCTACAACCTTTGGTGAAATCGACCGCGTATTAGGTGGTGGGATTGTTCCTGGGGCTCTTATGCTCTTAGGTGGTGATCCTGGTATAGGCAAGTCTACACTACTTCTTCAAGTATCTCAAAAGGTGGCCGATACTGTAGGGACAGTTCTCTATGCATCAGGGGAAGAGTCTCAGTTACAACTTAAGCTTAGGGCAGAACGATTACATATCAATAGTGAACGATTACAAGTTATTGCAGATACAGATTTAGATCATATACTTGAGCAAGCTGATACAATGATGCCATCCTTACTTGTCATTGATTCTATTCAAACTATGTATACTGGTGATATTGATGCTGCTCCAGGCAGTGTTAGTCAAGTTCGAGAATGTACATCTCGACTCCTTCGATTTTGTAAAGAACGCAATATTCCTACGGTAATTATTGGACATGTTACTAAGGAAGGTAATATTGCAGGGCCCCGTATGTTAGAACATATGGTGGATGTAGTACTTTACTTTGAAGGTGAACGGTCTTACCAATTCCGTATTTTGCGCTCTATCAAGAATCGTTTTGGCTCTACATCTGAAACAGGTATCTTTGCCATGGTTGAGGAAGGGTTACAAGAGTTATCTAATCCATCAGCTTCCTTATTGGCAGAACGATCTGATGAGGAAAGCGGCAGCGCCGTTATGATTTATCTTGAAGGTGTTCGTCCTATCCTTGTAGAGGTACAAAGCCTTGTTGTTACGACTGCTTTTGGTATGCCTAGAAGAACTGCAATCGGTTATGACCTTAATCGTTTAATAGTACTTTTGGCAGTATTAGAAAAACGTTGTGGTTTTACGTTAGGTAATAAGGATGTGTACGTTAACGTTATTGGTGGTCTCAAGGTTAATGAACCGGCTTGTGACTTGTCTATGGCCGTTGCTATTGTATCTAATTTAAAAAATCGTATTGTTCCTACCGATATGGTCATTTTAGGTGAAGTAGGGCTCACTGGTAATGTTCGTAGCATTCCACGTATTGAACAGCGTATCAATGAAGCTAAGAAATTAGGCTTTAAAAAGTTTATTATTCCTGAAGGCAATTATAAACAAATCAAGGATAATGATAGTTCTATCAAGATTAGAGGCGTTAAATCTATTCAAGAGGCAATGCAGTTGGTATTTTCTTAA
- a CDS encoding PIN/TRAM domain-containing protein: MIYRILRYVIAILVGTAAYVGMDSLAPIIDPYLVSQFESFGDMSLTIARISVLIFGTLLGVIIGYLISSFILKQGLVIAKRLERILTHIPNQELIAGTIGLLFGLIIANLIGVAFNQVPIIGPYIPIILSAIFGYSGLKIMARKGPEMYNNYVQQWSGEGPKKTSRFKMFSTHKSDKTTSTPKLLDTSVIIDGRIKELCNTGFIEGPLMVPLFVLNELQIISDSADATKRNRGRRGLDILKEMQDANKVAIEVIEDDYDDLTEVDSKLMRLALDKQWKLMTNDFNLNKVARVQGIEVLNLNELANVLKPALIAGEWIRVQIMKEGKEVHQGVAYLDDGTMIVVEDGKPYVGQTVEVMVTSILQTSAGRMIFARVDGGQNGQGN; this comes from the coding sequence ATGATTTATCGGATATTGCGCTATGTAATAGCTATTCTTGTGGGCACAGCGGCCTATGTTGGAATGGATAGCTTAGCACCTATTATCGACCCATATTTGGTATCTCAATTTGAGTCCTTTGGGGATATGTCATTAACCATTGCACGTATTTCAGTATTGATTTTTGGTACTCTATTAGGCGTTATTATTGGGTATTTAATTTCTTCATTTATTTTAAAGCAAGGCTTAGTCATTGCTAAACGTTTAGAACGCATTCTTACTCATATTCCAAATCAAGAATTGATTGCAGGCACCATCGGTTTATTATTCGGTCTTATTATTGCAAATTTAATTGGTGTTGCATTCAATCAAGTACCTATTATAGGACCTTATATTCCTATTATATTGAGTGCTATCTTTGGATATAGTGGCCTTAAAATTATGGCTCGTAAAGGCCCTGAAATGTACAATAACTATGTACAACAATGGAGTGGAGAAGGCCCTAAAAAAACAAGTCGTTTTAAAATGTTCTCTACTCATAAATCTGATAAAACTACGAGCACACCAAAACTACTAGATACATCTGTTATTATTGATGGACGTATTAAGGAACTATGTAATACAGGATTTATTGAAGGCCCTCTAATGGTTCCCCTCTTTGTATTGAATGAGTTACAAATTATTTCTGACTCTGCTGATGCTACAAAGAGAAATCGCGGTCGTCGTGGCCTCGATATTTTGAAAGAGATGCAAGATGCTAACAAGGTAGCCATTGAAGTGATAGAAGATGATTATGATGATCTTACAGAAGTAGATTCTAAATTAATGCGTCTTGCTTTGGATAAGCAGTGGAAGTTGATGACTAATGACTTCAACTTAAATAAGGTGGCTCGAGTGCAAGGCATTGAGGTGCTTAATCTGAATGAACTAGCCAATGTACTGAAACCGGCCCTCATTGCAGGCGAATGGATTCGCGTGCAAATTATGAAAGAAGGCAAGGAAGTACACCAAGGTGTTGCTTATCTCGATGATGGTACCATGATTGTTGTTGAAGATGGTAAACCTTATGTGGGGCAAACTGTAGAGGTAATGGTTACATCCATATTACAAACTAGTGCAGGTCGCATGATCTTTGCTCGTGTAGATGGAGGACAAAATGGACAAGGTAATTAG
- the ispD gene encoding 2-C-methyl-D-erythritol 4-phosphate cytidylyltransferase, which produces MDKVISCIVLAAGAGRRMGYKENKIFIPLGRFSIIQRTLQNVANIEGLKEIILVVAEGEQEYMTKHIQELDLSVPVHIVLGGKERQDSVACGLKTVSEETNIVLVHDGARPLASTEMFNNVADSANTYGAATVGVPATDTIKRVDTDHNVLETLQRSELYQIQTPQGFQKELFVEAHQAAYETKYLGTDDVSLVEYVGKPVHIVEGDYCNIKVTTPNDIAVAKRYLEIEDTRMRVGFGYDIHQLKAGRPCILGGVHIESELGPDGHSDADVLIHALMDAMLGAAGLRDIGYYFPPEDDQYKGISSMLLLEKVNSLLKERGLQAYNIDIMVISETPKLKPHIDTMKANLQSVLEIPLERISIKATTNEMLGAIGRREGIAAQAVVSVYEGEV; this is translated from the coding sequence ATGGACAAGGTAATTAGTTGTATTGTTCTCGCCGCTGGTGCGGGGCGCCGCATGGGGTATAAAGAAAATAAGATATTTATCCCTTTAGGACGATTCTCTATCATTCAGCGTACATTGCAAAATGTGGCAAATATTGAAGGTTTGAAAGAGATTATTCTTGTTGTAGCCGAAGGCGAACAAGAATATATGACAAAACATATTCAAGAGTTGGATTTGTCTGTTCCAGTTCATATAGTGCTGGGTGGAAAAGAGCGTCAAGACTCTGTAGCATGTGGCCTTAAAACTGTATCAGAAGAAACCAATATTGTCCTTGTTCATGATGGAGCGCGACCATTAGCCTCTACAGAAATGTTTAATAATGTTGCTGACTCGGCTAATACCTATGGTGCTGCTACAGTAGGTGTTCCGGCTACAGATACCATTAAACGAGTTGATACAGACCATAATGTTCTAGAAACATTACAGCGTAGTGAGCTATACCAAATTCAAACGCCACAAGGCTTTCAAAAAGAATTATTTGTAGAGGCTCATCAAGCGGCATATGAAACTAAGTATCTTGGTACTGATGATGTATCACTAGTTGAGTATGTAGGTAAACCTGTACATATAGTTGAAGGGGATTATTGTAATATTAAAGTGACAACACCAAATGATATTGCAGTAGCTAAGCGATATTTAGAAATTGAGGATACACGTATGCGCGTTGGATTTGGTTATGATATTCATCAATTAAAAGCAGGTCGCCCATGTATTCTTGGCGGTGTTCATATCGAATCTGAACTCGGCCCTGATGGGCATTCCGATGCGGATGTTCTTATTCATGCATTGATGGATGCTATGCTAGGTGCTGCAGGTCTACGAGATATTGGATATTATTTCCCACCTGAAGATGACCAGTATAAAGGGATTTCTAGCATGCTTTTACTAGAAAAGGTTAATTCCTTATTGAAAGAACGTGGGTTACAAGCCTATAATATAGATATTATGGTTATTTCAGAGACACCTAAGTTAAAGCCACACATCGATACGATGAAGGCTAACTTACAATCTGTTTTAGAAATACCATTAGAACGTATTAGTATTAAAGCGACAACAAATGAAATGCTTGGGGCCATCGGGCGCCGTGAAGGCATTGCTGCACAAGCTGTCGTTTCTGTATATGAAGGAGAGGTATAA